The Cryptomeria japonica chromosome 6, Sugi_1.0, whole genome shotgun sequence genomic interval gtgtggagtgcttcttagtgagctaatgagcaatctaaagaagatcaaacaTGATCAGAAAAATGTTTTCAAGTTCAGTTCTCTGATTATTTTCTTAgcactttactttttgaatgaaatCCCTGGTATAGGAAAAGTTcagtgggcttatgataaaccaATGGTAGTCCAATTTAAGGAAGTTTTGCAAGGTTTAAGTGATGTAGTAGCACAAAAATATGCTTTGTGGGGATACTTAAAATCATTTCAGGAAATTATGCAAATCAAAGAGAAGATCTCGAAGGACATTattgaaaaatatgagaaaaccaTCTGCTTCATGGTAGACAAAGATCGGTGTCATATGGAGGTAGTAGAACCTAGAaccatttggatcatgcccatggggtatgagttagatggaaacacacttgatgcatatgctcaacacctatttGAGTAAACcggtagatgaagaagaagatagattTGGTACTTACAAGGAGAAGGATCTAGACCCACATAAGAAATTCACCGATCCTGCAAGGAAGAGGAAGGTCAGAAAAGAGGTTGAAGAGCTTGCAGAACAAATGGGTATATCCAAAGAAGTTGTTCAAAGGGCTAGGGAACATAATATATTGAAGGAGGATGACATATTAAAGCCTAAAAATTCAAAATcggtctccactcctcccaagaaaACTAAGCCAAGGCAATCCCAGTCTACACCTACCTCTGGTGCTCAGAAGCCTATCCCTCCACCCAAGCAACAATCCAAGTCAACCAGTGGagcaaagaagaggaagaaggagaagccacAAAGGGAAAATGTTCCAGCCATTGCTGAAGATGTAGAGACAAAATTTGATGAAGCAGTTAGAGAGGTGAAGAAGACAACTGCCTATGTTAGGGTAGTGAAAAAATCTCAATCCACTGGAGCCCAACCAACCAAGAAGCCAAGGACAGAAGTTGAGTCATCTGATAGAGCAAGagcaagtaagaaacaaaattttGAATTGGATGAAGCTCTGAAGTTTGACAAGATAGGAGGAACTTACACTGTTGTACCCCCATGAAgtgaaataattgatgaagtgctaaaggaaagaaatttgaataATGTACCTGTATATTATAAAAATTGTGATGATAATTATCAAAGGGCTACAAAGGAGGCATTTGTACAATATATGAATGTTTATAGCAAAGCCTTGATAGAGATGTCATctatgattttggtgattgttttcgAGTTCAAGGAGATTGGGCCGACATATGTAAatctttttatcatcttgtttaggtccacatatggatttgtggatggattgagccgacttatTGGTTACTCATTTCATGTTGTTTGTTATGCGGTTTTTTAAGCCAACGtaggaattgatttgttttcttgatggggatatataagatcgaattgTATGATCATTTTGATATGGTAGAAGTGTCGTAGATGTGCAAAATTTGATGTGTGGCAAGGGAATGAGCATCAGTATGCAAAtttggtgctctggtatatgaTTGTGCAACATAACAAGGCAGATAAGCAAAATAGAGGAAGACAGTCAAATTGAACTCAACCAGAACtactatttggcattagtagattctATTCTTCAATTTAGACaatattgtaatcatttgtaggaaagtAAGTTCTCTGGGTTGtatccctcttttgtatttgagcagtgatctctaggcaatgtgcttgattgcaagtgcaatcccctttttgtaatattatcataatccttatcaaagtataataatagtgtgggttcaaatcccatcgttgttttttcctttctgggtttccatgtaaaaatcttcgtgttatggttttgtggttgattggtttatgtttctacacttttctttcattcttatgcatcatgtGGTTTAAGAATAAGGTTAATAAATTTGggaattgcagaacactgattcactccccccctctcagtattcattgattccaacatgtatgtatgtatttatgtgttagattcaatgacagtcccaaagacactgagagggggtgtgaatcagtgtctaaccggttgaatgaatatttaaacttatttataactttgcaacccaaaatagtgtatttataaacaagaattaatgtagtaaacacaaataacagagacaacatagaaacacaccatagcacaagatattttaacgaggaaacccggtgtgggaaaaacctcgatgggatttgtgacccacaatatttactcactggccaatgaataaatactacttacaataggggcatgcacatgcagggaggccaacagcctagagctcgctactcaatgaagagtctcattaAATACAAAATGGATaactaaatccaatacaatgtacttctcaaaacaacatctctaatgccagattcagtaccggttaaagctcagatagataccttaaccaaaaaccttcgctgccactaaacaactatcttctaccatgcatctcattacaaaatgatctataagatctcatacatatatgagtcttttacaatataccaagtcggcttacaaaagataattatattacaataaacaaaaagtTCATCGCATGTTGGCCTGAGTGCTGGAAtgatttgttgccgatgtaatctaaatGTCGGTGTAAGcgcctgtcggtgtcggtgtctgtcgatgcatgtagaaacctattgtcggttggttgccagttggttgtcatcaatgacaacatcacctattctcatatgagtgtagaatgacaatggtatgtatgtatgtatgtatgtatgtctatatatatttattattatatatcaaCAATATCAATGTTAAAGGTTATATGTAAAAATTCAAACCTCATTACAAAACATAGATacatacacatatttatatatttacatatatacacacatacacacacacacatatacatatatatacatacatacatatatatacacacacatatatctatatatatatatatatagacatataatatatgtatgtatgcgtatatctatatatttatattttatgtgtGGGGGATGGATATGTTAAGGCTATTaatattgtaaataatattttagttactcatataatataattattagcaTTTTTATCGTAGTTGTCAAAAAAAAATGGGTAAGGGACCTTTTTTTTGTTTAAGGTTTTGAGTTACTTGCAAATGCCTTATGATGTCATAACTTGTCACTTAGTTTATAATTATTTACCTTTTGAGAGGAATCTTAGTGCAATTAATCTTATCTTTTTCGAGCATCCAATGAAATTTCTTAACCATTTGTGTCCATGTGCATGAGTAAACTGTCATGTTTTGAGAGATTCTAAAGAGTTTTTCATAAAATAAAGTTCTAAGTTTAGTGGTATAAGTcaagaaattagggttttggtTATCTTATGAGGTCTACAATGTATCATGGTAGTCATGACCATCCAAAGCGTCATGGAAATCATAGGAAAGCTTATAGATTTTAACAATTCCCTAGTTTGgtttcaaatatttaatatttctcACAAGATTATGTAGCTACATTTCAATTCATGATAATGAGTAAAGGAAAAAAGAATgagaacaagaagatggagaaagaTTTTTGGAATCTTAAAGAAAACCATttttcatgcatgcaacaaacatgTGCACATGAAGTCTAAAGAGAAAAGTGAAGAGAGATTTGTGAAGGATTGCAAAGGGTTTGTTCTATGAAAGGATCCATGTGATTGTTGCAAGGTGAGGAAAGATTCATCATAAGCCAAGGTTTTCATGATAAAATggtcaagaatttcagaagttTTTACGGTCAAGAATAGTAATATGATTATCTTTGAAGTGAGAAGAAAGATATCATCTAGTGCATTCATTGAGATAGTGAGTTAGTGTCATGAGGGACATTCAAAATCTGATCCTAACTATTATGGTCTTTGTCACTGAAAAACTTGAGATTAGAATTATGTTAATATCAACATTTAAGTCTTTATGATAAGATATGAAGAAAAAATTACTAAATGTTTGTCTACTATAACAAACAAATGCTTTCCAAAAGTTTGTCTTTGACAAATGTGATTAAGTTATATTCAGGATTATGGAGATAGTTCTTGCTTAGCATGGCTTTCATCAAAATACTCTTAGATCA includes:
- the LOC131033178 gene encoding uncharacterized protein LOC131033178, whose product is MLNTYLSKPVDEEEDRFGTYKEKDLDPHKKFTDPARKRKVRKEVEELAEQMGISKEVVQRAREHNILKEDDILKPKNSKSVSTPPKKTKPRQSQSTPTSGAQKPIPPPKQQSKSTSGAKKRKKEKPQRENVPAIAEDVETKFDEAVREVKKTTAYVRVVKKSQSTGAQPTKKPRTEVESSDRARASKKQNFELDEALKFDKIGGTYTVVPP